The Hymenobacter sp. GOD-10R genome includes a window with the following:
- a CDS encoding DUF3808 domain-containing protein, with protein sequence MLVLITTFAHLCETLGAPLREPLQAPLVEPPANGQLLPEARRAYAEVLKLRPEPARTILRAAPPTAASTLLVADCADFTELMISQEAAGYAKAVEAQDRRLEQLAHSNEQGPLPRYAAAEIRLHQAASQVTFGHEVQGAWNLRQAYLQMQAVVQRYPNFLPARKTLGLCQFFIGALPPGYRWFLKLLGLTGSTDAGLQNLGLAAQRPNDFQPEAQILLALIQESYYKRPEEATQLLTRLAAQQPTNLLYTYLAISLHKRQHQTEQALAAYRARPAGTSYLLLPYLHHMAADLLLYQGKYAAAERANQVFLEQYHGQHYRKDAAFKLYLAAWLGGNTSAADRYRQQINATGRTVVEEDAYAQRFYDDELPLNRVLTRARLQIDGGYYREALATLRIFSPVNATPLRDQLEWPYRRARAYHGLGLLDSARLFYTRTIALAGQAPYYFAPQAALQMGYLCQVNGELHLARVYFQKVLDSPKHEYKNSTDTKAKIALASLK encoded by the coding sequence GTGCTCGTCTTAATTACGACCTTTGCGCACCTCTGTGAAACCCTCGGCGCACCTCTGCGGGAACCCTTGCAAGCGCCGTTAGTTGAACCGCCTGCAAACGGTCAACTCCTGCCCGAAGCACGCCGAGCCTACGCGGAAGTACTAAAACTACGCCCCGAACCGGCCCGCACCATTCTCCGCGCCGCGCCGCCCACAGCCGCCAGCACCTTACTCGTAGCCGATTGCGCCGACTTCACGGAGCTGATGATCAGCCAAGAGGCGGCAGGCTATGCAAAAGCTGTGGAAGCGCAGGATCGTCGGCTCGAGCAGCTAGCTCACTCCAATGAACAAGGCCCGCTGCCTCGTTATGCAGCCGCGGAAATTCGGCTCCACCAAGCGGCCAGCCAAGTGACGTTTGGCCATGAAGTACAGGGCGCGTGGAACTTACGCCAAGCCTATTTGCAGATGCAAGCCGTGGTGCAGCGCTACCCCAACTTTCTGCCGGCGCGGAAAACGCTGGGTTTGTGTCAGTTTTTTATCGGCGCACTTCCGCCAGGCTACCGTTGGTTTCTGAAACTGCTGGGTTTAACTGGTAGCACCGATGCTGGCCTACAGAACCTAGGTCTGGCCGCGCAACGCCCCAACGATTTTCAACCGGAAGCGCAGATTCTGTTGGCTCTTATCCAGGAGTCATATTATAAACGGCCGGAGGAAGCTACGCAGTTACTCACACGCTTGGCAGCGCAGCAGCCTACCAATCTGCTCTACACCTACTTAGCTATCAGCCTGCACAAGCGCCAGCACCAGACGGAGCAGGCGTTAGCGGCTTACCGTGCTCGACCAGCAGGTACTAGCTACCTGCTACTTCCCTACCTGCACCACATGGCTGCCGATTTGCTGCTTTACCAAGGCAAATATGCCGCTGCTGAACGTGCCAACCAGGTATTTTTGGAACAATACCACGGTCAGCACTACCGCAAGGACGCGGCCTTTAAGCTCTACCTAGCGGCTTGGCTAGGTGGCAACACCTCTGCCGCTGACCGTTACCGCCAGCAGATCAATGCCACCGGTCGTACCGTGGTAGAGGAGGACGCGTACGCACAGCGCTTCTACGATGACGAATTACCCTTGAACCGCGTACTGACCCGTGCCCGCCTGCAAATCGATGGTGGCTACTACCGAGAAGCGTTGGCAACACTGCGGATCTTCTCTCCCGTAAACGCCACGCCGTTGCGCGACCAGCTAGAATGGCCCTATCGCCGCGCCCGCGCTTATCATGGCCTAGGTCTCTTAGATTCGGCTCGCCTGTTTTACACCCGCACTATTGCGTTGGCGGGGCAGGCACCCTACTACTTCGCCCCGCAAGCTGCGTTGCAAATGGGCTATCTTTGTCAGGTCAATGGTGAACTACATCTAGCGCGTGTGTACTTCCAAAAGGTGCTCGACTCGCCCAAGCACGAATACAAAAACAGCACCGACACCAAAGCTAAAATTGCGTTAGCCAGCTTGAAGTGA
- a CDS encoding zinc ribbon domain-containing protein, protein MISNPSTDTPVASKLEALLNLQRIDSQLDEIRRVRGDLPEEVRDLEDEIAGYEVRVSKFDEEIAGLNDQIKQRKQAAKDAEGLIKKYEEQQQNVRNNREYEAIAKEIELQKLEIQISEKKIKEAQYQIDLKNTEIAGTKQRLEERKKDLTNKKGELETIVAESETEEKTLMDERGKATQPIEDRLLMAYTRIRGNVRNGLAVVTVKRDACGGCFNTVPPQRQADIISHKKIIVCEHCGRVLADVDFKAA, encoded by the coding sequence ATGATTTCTAATCCTTCCACGGATACCCCGGTTGCCAGTAAGCTGGAAGCCCTACTGAACCTGCAGCGCATTGATTCACAACTTGATGAAATCCGGCGCGTGCGCGGCGACCTGCCTGAAGAGGTTCGCGACCTGGAAGATGAGATTGCTGGTTACGAGGTGCGCGTTAGCAAGTTCGACGAAGAAATTGCTGGTCTGAACGATCAGATCAAGCAGCGCAAGCAAGCTGCTAAAGATGCCGAAGGCCTCATCAAGAAGTACGAAGAGCAGCAGCAGAACGTACGCAATAACCGTGAGTACGAGGCAATTGCCAAGGAAATCGAGCTGCAAAAGCTAGAGATTCAAATCTCGGAGAAGAAGATCAAGGAGGCCCAATACCAAATTGATCTGAAGAACACGGAAATAGCTGGCACCAAGCAGCGCTTGGAAGAGCGCAAGAAAGACCTAACCAACAAGAAAGGCGAGTTAGAAACCATCGTAGCGGAAAGCGAAACGGAGGAGAAAACGCTCATGGACGAGCGTGGCAAAGCCACCCAGCCCATCGAAGACCGCTTGTTGATGGCCTACACTCGTATCCGCGGCAACGTACGCAACGGCCTCGCCGTCGTGACGGTAAAGCGCGACGCTTGTGGCGGTTGCTTCAACACCGTTCCTCCTCAGCGCCAGGCTGATATTATCTCGCACAAAAAGATTATCGTGTGTGAGCACTGTGGCCGCGTACTCGCCGACGTTGACTTTAAAGCAGCCTAG
- a CDS encoding Nif3-like dinuclear metal center hexameric protein, producing the protein MTTVADLARVLEAAAPLAYQESYDNAGLQCGNPRVEVTGVLISLDCTLAVVEEAIRRGCNVVVAHHPVVFKPLKRLTGANEVEQTLIKAIKHDVAIYAAHTNLDNVAAGVNRKLAQKLGLEKLRILEPKGGQLAKLAVYTPPEYADQLLAALYAAGAGQIGNYTDCSFRFPGHGTFTPGPDTNPFQGEPGQPEHVEEVRVEVLLPLHRQRAVLSAMRVAHPYEEVAYDLIRLENEHQEVGSGMIGELPEALSPSEFRARLRQALDVPVVKHTAFDRPIKKVALCGGAGSFLTGKARAASADAYVTADLKYHEFFNAEGQLMLCDVGHFESEQFTSELFQDLLTANFTSNFAVLIAETPTNPVRYDF; encoded by the coding sequence ATGACAACCGTTGCCGACCTAGCTCGCGTGCTCGAAGCCGCGGCGCCCCTCGCCTACCAAGAATCGTATGACAACGCCGGCTTGCAGTGCGGCAACCCGCGGGTGGAAGTCACTGGCGTGCTTATCAGCTTAGATTGTACGCTCGCCGTGGTGGAAGAAGCCATCCGGCGCGGCTGCAATGTGGTCGTGGCGCATCACCCGGTTGTGTTTAAGCCGCTGAAACGCCTGACCGGCGCCAACGAAGTTGAACAGACTCTCATCAAAGCCATCAAACACGACGTGGCCATCTACGCCGCGCACACCAACCTCGACAACGTAGCAGCGGGCGTCAATCGCAAGCTAGCTCAGAAGCTAGGTCTGGAGAAGCTGCGCATTCTGGAACCCAAAGGCGGCCAACTGGCAAAGCTAGCCGTGTACACTCCTCCCGAATATGCCGACCAACTCCTCGCTGCCCTCTACGCCGCTGGTGCCGGGCAGATCGGCAACTATACCGATTGTAGCTTCCGTTTCCCCGGCCACGGCACCTTTACCCCCGGTCCTGATACCAACCCCTTCCAGGGTGAGCCAGGCCAACCCGAGCACGTAGAGGAAGTACGGGTAGAAGTGCTCCTGCCCCTGCACCGCCAACGCGCCGTTCTGAGCGCCATGCGCGTCGCGCACCCTTACGAGGAAGTGGCCTATGATCTGATTCGCCTCGAAAATGAGCACCAGGAAGTCGGCTCTGGCATGATCGGCGAATTGCCTGAAGCGTTAAGCCCGAGCGAGTTTCGGGCTAGGTTGCGCCAAGCCCTGGACGTGCCCGTCGTCAAACACACGGCTTTCGACAGGCCCATCAAGAAAGTAGCCTTGTGCGGCGGTGCGGGTAGCTTTCTGACGGGCAAGGCCCGCGCTGCCAGCGCCGATGCGTACGTAACGGCCGATTTGAAATACCACGAGTTTTTCAACGCCGAAGGGCAGTTGATGCTCTGCGATGTTGGTCACTTTGAAAGTGAGCAATTTACCAGTGAGCTATTCCAAGATTTGCTTACCGCGAACTTTACCAGTAATTTTGCGGTCTTAATCGCTGAGACCCCCACAAACCCTGTCCGATATGATTTCTAA
- a CDS encoding uracil-DNA glycosylase family protein → MSTFADRLLHFLTSFPLPAALPEEVEAISPYQQPTPLALFTQFAQRYYADNRPRVALLGINPGRLGNGRTGVAFTDPVALAAWGIDNDLPRRREPSSEFVQEVVLAMGGPQAFYQDFFLGSLYPLVLLRHGLNYNFYDSPAVTAALWPAIQDSLRRQVAEVGVARHAAICLGRRNGKYFTQLNQELGLFDQIIVLDHPRYLMQYKRRALAENVARYVEVLDAVRPQAT, encoded by the coding sequence ATGTCTACGTTCGCCGACCGCCTCCTGCATTTCCTCACCAGTTTTCCGCTACCAGCTGCCTTACCGGAAGAAGTGGAGGCCATTAGTCCCTACCAACAACCTACTCCCCTGGCGTTGTTCACCCAGTTTGCCCAGCGTTATTACGCCGATAACCGGCCCCGAGTGGCGTTGCTCGGCATCAACCCAGGCCGCCTAGGCAACGGCCGCACAGGTGTTGCCTTCACCGATCCGGTCGCTCTAGCTGCCTGGGGCATCGACAACGACTTACCCCGCCGTCGCGAGCCTTCAAGCGAGTTTGTGCAAGAAGTGGTGCTCGCCATGGGCGGTCCGCAGGCCTTTTACCAAGACTTTTTCCTGGGCTCCCTTTACCCGCTTGTGCTGCTACGCCACGGCCTCAACTATAATTTCTACGATTCTCCGGCCGTAACCGCCGCGCTCTGGCCCGCCATTCAGGATTCGCTGCGTCGTCAGGTAGCGGAAGTTGGTGTGGCCCGCCACGCGGCTATTTGCCTGGGTCGGCGCAATGGCAAGTACTTTACGCAGCTAAATCAGGAGCTAGGCTTGTTTGATCAGATCATTGTACTCGACCACCCACGTTACCTTATGCAGTACAAACGCCGAGCTTTGGCGGAAAACGTAGCGCGCTACGTGGAGGTGCTGGATGCCGTAAGACCTCAAGCCACCTAA
- the lpxK gene encoding tetraacyldisaccharide 4'-kinase, translating to MPLLSFFLLPFAWLYAGVMAVRNWLYDKGIKAGASFSVPVISVGNLRVGGTGKTPHVAWVVRELLAQGEKPAVLSRGYGRRTRGYRLASTTDTAATLGDEPLQHHQDFGAAVPVAVSEDRRVGITTLAQQQPSLTTVVLDDAYQHRRVRPTLSILLTEQHRPFYTDYVLPAGRLRESRGGARRADVVIVTKCAPSLPTSTQHTIAASIRRYARAGVPVLFSTYRYGAPVAITVQATRPGTSIVLLTGIAHPEPLRNHLQALGYQITHHAAFTDHHAFSAADIAGVAAQCRAGQCVFTTQKDAARLLAPELATAVAALPIFYIPIDVQFLGDGAACLQQMLSSLFQPQAVV from the coding sequence ATGCCGCTGTTGTCTTTCTTTCTGCTGCCTTTTGCCTGGCTTTACGCTGGCGTTATGGCTGTGCGCAACTGGCTGTACGATAAAGGTATAAAAGCAGGGGCTAGCTTCTCGGTGCCGGTTATTAGTGTCGGTAACTTACGGGTGGGGGGCACCGGCAAAACGCCCCACGTGGCCTGGGTTGTCCGCGAGCTGCTGGCCCAGGGAGAAAAGCCGGCCGTGCTGAGTCGCGGTTACGGCCGGCGTACGCGGGGCTATCGTTTGGCTAGTACCACCGATACGGCCGCTACGCTCGGCGACGAACCATTGCAGCACCACCAGGATTTTGGCGCAGCCGTGCCCGTGGCCGTGAGCGAAGACCGCCGGGTCGGCATTACGACCCTTGCCCAGCAGCAACCTAGCCTCACCACGGTTGTGCTGGATGATGCCTACCAGCACCGCCGCGTGCGGCCGACGCTGAGCATCTTACTCACGGAGCAGCACCGGCCATTTTACACCGACTATGTACTCCCGGCTGGTCGCTTGCGCGAGAGCCGGGGAGGTGCCCGCCGTGCCGACGTGGTGATAGTAACCAAGTGCGCCCCTAGCTTGCCCACCAGCACGCAGCATACCATAGCCGCCAGCATCAGGCGCTATGCGCGGGCAGGCGTGCCGGTGCTGTTTTCGACGTATCGGTACGGAGCGCCCGTGGCTATTACAGTGCAGGCCACGCGCCCAGGAACGAGCATTGTGCTGCTCACGGGTATTGCGCACCCTGAGCCTTTGCGCAACCATTTGCAAGCCCTAGGCTATCAGATCACCCACCATGCTGCCTTTACCGACCACCACGCGTTTTCGGCGGCTGATATTGCTGGGGTCGCTGCGCAATGTCGAGCCGGGCAGTGCGTTTTTACTACGCAAAAAGATGCTGCGCGCTTGCTAGCTCCCGAGCTGGCGACGGCAGTAGCGGCTTTACCTATTTTTTATATCCCGATTGACGTGCAATTTCTGGGTGATGGCGCCGCTTGCCTTCAGCAGATGCTCTCGTCGTTATTTCAGCCCCAAGCTGTTGTCTGA
- a CDS encoding putative porin has product MSDSLLPSTLFAPLRWFYVCSRRLFGVAQAPSLLLLCLLSLLMLRPGASRAQILDDSTKALYGPKTTLILREADILRENYKGVMVDTSITDIQQQRYWTHDSTYQQDLGNMGTASRPLLWQFTPQIGARLGRDAFNRYFRNASTIPYYDTRSPYTFIRYIQSSAGEQVFEISYARSLGKNFNVGVAYERIAGNKALDVARKSGLTEQSNIVLFARYQSEDGRYHLVGNFTTGRYAAAEQGGIRRQSNDTTWFNYRRSRIWLTNATNRDDRDELHFSHTYQLLGRGLTAFHTFDWRRQTIKYVDTKVPGIDIGADSLRFYAFNRYNFATNDDRADYRQFENTIGVLGHSDAVDYRLYARSRNGKLTTQTLYPDFVLTSSLGRATKPRSVNQLFLGGTAAFRYKIFAVETAGEFLPSLGQFGTTGNSAVGEYWFRGIAKAGPLSGEVASSSYAPTLTQDEFLGAHNNWNHLTSENEQPDNRFSYRFDNTTVLQFTGRLNQTLGVHHLEASVAAVNIASLVYYDRNSQPQQLNQAKQLLIVGARYRFSLGKMFLDNEGTYTIGGDDEGLRIPALVTNSKVYYQGSVFKSAVFGQIGAEVYYQSRFRAYDYNPSIQQFYVQDHFTIRNYPIVSLFLNADIKTVSFFMKMAYVNQGLYRDGYFATPYYTGLPRRIQFGIKWQFFD; this is encoded by the coding sequence TTGTCTGACTCATTGTTGCCTTCGACTTTATTCGCGCCGTTGCGCTGGTTTTATGTTTGCTCGCGCCGGCTTTTCGGCGTAGCCCAAGCACCTAGCTTGCTGCTGTTGTGCTTGCTCAGCCTGCTTATGCTGCGCCCTGGTGCCAGCCGGGCGCAGATCCTGGACGACTCCACCAAGGCGCTGTACGGCCCGAAGACGACCCTGATTTTGCGCGAAGCCGACATTCTGCGCGAAAACTACAAGGGAGTGATGGTGGATACCTCCATCACCGACATTCAGCAGCAGCGCTACTGGACCCACGACAGTACGTATCAGCAGGACTTAGGCAACATGGGCACGGCTTCGCGCCCATTGCTGTGGCAGTTCACCCCGCAGATCGGCGCCCGTCTTGGCCGGGATGCGTTTAACCGCTACTTCCGCAACGCCAGCACCATTCCGTACTACGATACCCGTTCGCCTTATACGTTTATTCGCTACATTCAGAGCAGTGCCGGCGAGCAGGTGTTTGAGATTTCATATGCGCGCAGCTTGGGCAAGAATTTCAATGTGGGCGTGGCGTATGAGCGCATTGCGGGTAACAAGGCGCTGGATGTAGCGCGTAAATCAGGCCTGACAGAACAGTCTAATATTGTGCTGTTTGCACGTTATCAATCGGAGGATGGGCGTTACCACTTAGTTGGCAACTTCACGACTGGTCGGTATGCCGCAGCAGAACAAGGTGGAATTCGGCGGCAGTCCAACGATACTACTTGGTTCAACTATCGTCGGTCAAGAATCTGGCTAACGAATGCCACCAACCGGGATGACCGGGACGAGTTACATTTCTCGCACACGTACCAGCTGCTAGGACGTGGCCTGACTGCCTTTCACACCTTTGATTGGCGGCGGCAAACGATTAAGTATGTTGACACCAAGGTGCCGGGCATTGACATTGGCGCGGATTCGCTCCGCTTCTACGCTTTTAATCGCTATAATTTCGCTACCAACGACGATAGGGCCGATTACCGGCAATTTGAGAATACGATCGGGGTGCTAGGTCACAGCGACGCCGTAGATTATCGTCTGTACGCCCGCAGCCGCAATGGGAAGCTAACCACTCAAACGCTTTACCCAGATTTTGTGTTAACTAGCTCGCTTGGGCGGGCTACTAAGCCCCGGTCTGTGAATCAGCTTTTTTTAGGTGGTACGGCCGCATTTCGGTACAAAATCTTTGCTGTCGAGACGGCTGGCGAATTTCTGCCTTCGCTTGGCCAATTTGGTACAACTGGCAACAGCGCCGTTGGGGAGTACTGGTTTCGGGGAATAGCTAAAGCAGGACCGCTCAGTGGCGAAGTAGCTAGCAGCTCGTATGCACCCACACTTACACAAGATGAATTTCTTGGGGCGCACAATAACTGGAATCATCTAACCTCCGAGAACGAACAGCCTGATAACCGTTTCAGCTACCGATTTGATAATACCACGGTGCTTCAGTTTACGGGGCGTCTCAATCAAACTCTAGGCGTGCACCATCTGGAGGCTTCTGTGGCGGCCGTGAACATTGCTAGCTTGGTGTACTACGACCGTAACTCCCAGCCGCAGCAGCTCAATCAGGCCAAGCAGCTGCTGATCGTCGGCGCGCGGTATCGCTTCAGCCTAGGGAAGATGTTCCTGGATAATGAGGGCACGTACACCATTGGTGGCGATGACGAGGGCCTGCGCATTCCGGCGCTCGTGACCAACTCCAAGGTGTATTACCAAGGCTCCGTGTTCAAGAGTGCCGTATTCGGCCAGATAGGAGCGGAGGTGTACTACCAATCGCGCTTCCGGGCCTACGACTACAACCCCAGCATCCAGCAGTTCTATGTGCAGGACCACTTCACGATTCGTAACTACCCAATTGTCAGCTTGTTCTTGAACGCTGATATCAAAACAGTGTCCTTTTTTATGAAGATGGCTTACGTGAACCAGGGCTTATACCGCGATGGTTACTTTGCCACACCTTACTACACGGGCCTGCCGCGGCGCATTCAATTCGGTATCAAATGGCAGTTCTTTGATTAA
- a CDS encoding tRNA-(ms[2]io[6]A)-hydroxylase has product MKEKTILKLKLNTDPRWVDIASKNIEDILVDHAYCEQKAASTGISLIVKYPEKTRLVDELTGLVAEEWEHFGRVLQELRKRGFELGKPRRDEYVVQLMSHVRKGGARERQLMDQLLVSALIEARSCERFKLLWKHIPDPDLSQFYYELMASEAGHFVAYVDLAKEYCDPQEVDARLQELLKIEGEIVTNLPVRDDRMH; this is encoded by the coding sequence ATGAAAGAAAAAACCATCCTTAAGCTTAAGCTCAACACCGACCCTAGGTGGGTGGATATTGCCAGCAAAAACATTGAAGATATTCTCGTTGATCATGCTTACTGCGAGCAGAAAGCTGCTAGCACTGGCATTAGTCTGATCGTAAAATACCCGGAGAAAACCCGGCTTGTCGACGAGCTGACGGGGCTTGTGGCGGAGGAGTGGGAACACTTTGGGCGAGTGTTGCAGGAGCTGCGCAAGCGGGGCTTCGAGCTAGGTAAGCCGCGGCGCGACGAATACGTGGTGCAGCTCATGAGCCACGTACGCAAAGGGGGCGCCCGCGAGCGGCAGCTCATGGACCAGCTGCTCGTGTCGGCGCTGATTGAAGCTAGGTCGTGCGAACGGTTTAAGCTGCTTTGGAAACACATTCCTGACCCCGACCTAAGCCAGTTTTACTACGAGCTGATGGCATCCGAAGCCGGCCACTTTGTGGCCTACGTCGACCTGGCGAAGGAGTACTGCGACCCGCAGGAGGTGGATGCGCGCTTGCAGGAGCTGCTGAAGATAGAGGGCGAAATTGTGACGAATTTGCCCGTCCGCGACGACCGCATGCATTAG
- a CDS encoding DUF4239 domain-containing protein: MAPPDNNGMPTHSDPETAIHAVKDFMLFMRWMYDLPTWLLGLLVVGLFVGLTLLGLRFFHSRLHRSALATLIDNGTVGWFFSGISLLYGLTLGLLTVATWGNFTESAAIASQEAASIAALYRDLAGYPVGQQAVLKAELRDYTRFIIEKSWAAQRQGKINDNENLVLETFQNDLLTTDLANNEHQALHAEALRMFNNMVELRRQRIESIGGSVPGVLWSVVLLGALATLGSSFLFSVQNFGLHAAMAGLLAAMVGLLIFLIIALDHPYWGEVSVTPEAYQRVLSNVMVR; the protein is encoded by the coding sequence ATGGCACCACCCGATAACAACGGTATGCCAACTCACTCCGATCCTGAAACGGCTATTCACGCCGTGAAGGACTTTATGCTGTTTATGCGCTGGATGTACGATTTACCCACGTGGCTGCTTGGGCTGCTGGTTGTGGGCCTGTTTGTGGGCCTGACGTTGCTTGGACTACGCTTTTTTCACAGCCGATTGCACCGAAGTGCGCTGGCTACGCTCATCGATAACGGCACTGTAGGCTGGTTTTTCTCCGGCATCTCATTGCTCTATGGACTTACCCTAGGTTTGCTTACCGTCGCTACCTGGGGCAATTTCACCGAATCGGCTGCTATTGCCTCGCAGGAGGCGGCCTCTATTGCTGCTCTCTACCGCGACTTGGCCGGTTACCCGGTCGGGCAGCAAGCCGTGCTAAAAGCAGAACTGCGGGATTATACGCGCTTTATTATTGAGAAGTCGTGGGCTGCGCAGCGCCAAGGTAAGATCAACGACAACGAGAACCTGGTGCTCGAAACGTTCCAGAATGACCTGCTGACGACGGACCTAGCAAACAATGAGCACCAAGCCTTACATGCCGAGGCCTTGCGCATGTTCAACAACATGGTGGAGCTACGCCGTCAGCGCATCGAATCGATCGGGGGCAGCGTGCCAGGAGTGCTGTGGAGCGTGGTGCTGCTTGGAGCGTTAGCCACGCTGGGTTCTTCCTTCCTTTTTTCGGTCCAGAATTTCGGCTTGCATGCCGCCATGGCGGGTTTGCTGGCCGCCATGGTCGGGCTGCTGATCTTTCTCATCATTGCCCTCGACCATCCCTATTGGGGGGAAGTGAGCGTGACGCCAGAGGCGTACCAACGGGTACTCAGCAACGTGATGGTACGGTAA
- a CDS encoding glycoside hydrolase family 2 protein encodes MDLTHTNRGLTASREEEHSEEELENPLPRAVLRLNNHQLLDGEWKFAIDVEDCGLREGWYLGHNYEHTANWPGSVEMHMAQAKGQQNPVAWQDKVVAWYEREFMMPERGEPQSRSMFQLTFGACGYETRVWLNGHLLRTIEGEEVHYGEYTSFSYEIPEEILHLGNRLTVRIVDTMDADLPRGKQESHVYKRGGIWYQTYTGAVRSVWLEMVERNRLRSRLGVVSVVEDQLVRFNVTLRIHDPGNYIVRLKVFARESSDAEPLSVSDFPMRLEAGQKQQRLVMEVPNAGLWSPESPTLYRLEAQLIDSDGYEAQIEAYFGLRKIEARGCHVYLNNQRIYLDGILYQPGTATFAEMQRHMYAMKELGCNLVRVHIAGIDPRIYNLADELGLLLWVEVPSPHSSNARSRRNHKAELLRMLALIETHPSIVIWSLYNEDWGVQDIATNEKTQRYIVDTYHYMQLAHPQFLVVDNDGWHHISYTGRLKSDLLTAHLYTPDLARWRELLDRLVHGEMEGTAAFPLVVGDPFFYRHQVPLIVSEWGGFGFPDYGGPADNEERTERIRQFKQELRARPIAGDVYTQATNIEDERNGIIDPQTGKLDVPAGLLASGPVEQPKVASENSAPR; translated from the coding sequence ATGGACCTGACCCACACCAACCGAGGCCTCACCGCAAGTCGTGAGGAGGAGCATTCCGAGGAAGAACTTGAGAACCCGCTGCCCCGTGCCGTGCTGCGGCTCAACAACCACCAACTGCTCGACGGCGAGTGGAAATTTGCCATCGACGTGGAGGACTGTGGTCTGCGTGAGGGGTGGTACCTAGGGCACAACTACGAGCACACCGCTAACTGGCCCGGCTCGGTGGAGATGCATATGGCCCAGGCTAAGGGGCAGCAGAATCCCGTGGCGTGGCAAGACAAAGTAGTGGCTTGGTACGAACGGGAATTCATGATGCCGGAGCGCGGCGAGCCACAATCTCGTTCCATGTTCCAGCTCACGTTTGGGGCCTGCGGCTACGAAACGCGGGTGTGGCTCAATGGCCATTTGCTGCGCACCATCGAAGGCGAGGAAGTGCATTACGGGGAATACACCTCGTTTTCCTACGAAATACCCGAAGAGATTCTGCACCTAGGCAACCGCCTCACCGTGCGCATCGTGGATACGATGGACGCCGACTTGCCCCGTGGCAAGCAGGAGTCGCACGTGTACAAGCGCGGCGGCATCTGGTACCAAACCTACACCGGCGCGGTGCGCAGCGTATGGCTGGAAATGGTGGAGCGCAACCGCCTTCGTTCCCGCCTTGGGGTCGTTAGCGTGGTGGAAGACCAGCTGGTGCGCTTCAACGTAACCCTACGCATCCACGACCCCGGCAATTACATCGTGCGGCTCAAGGTATTTGCCCGAGAATCGTCCGATGCCGAGCCGCTCTCCGTTTCCGACTTTCCCATGCGTCTGGAAGCCGGGCAGAAGCAGCAGCGCCTGGTAATGGAAGTGCCCAACGCCGGGCTATGGTCGCCGGAGTCGCCGACGCTTTACCGACTGGAAGCCCAGCTCATCGACAGTGACGGCTACGAAGCGCAGATTGAAGCCTACTTCGGCCTGCGCAAAATAGAAGCGCGGGGCTGCCACGTGTACCTCAACAATCAGCGCATTTACCTCGATGGCATTCTGTACCAGCCCGGTACGGCGACGTTTGCTGAAATGCAGCGCCACATGTACGCCATGAAGGAGCTAGGCTGTAACCTGGTGCGGGTGCACATTGCCGGCATCGACCCGCGCATCTACAACCTGGCCGATGAGCTAGGTTTGCTCTTATGGGTGGAAGTGCCTAGCCCGCACAGCTCCAACGCCCGCAGCCGCCGCAACCACAAAGCCGAACTGCTGCGCATGCTGGCCCTGATCGAGACGCATCCTTCTATCGTCATCTGGAGCCTTTACAACGAGGACTGGGGCGTGCAGGACATTGCGACCAACGAGAAAACGCAGCGGTATATCGTTGATACTTACCACTATATGCAGCTGGCACACCCGCAGTTCTTGGTGGTCGACAACGACGGCTGGCACCACATTTCCTACACTGGCCGTCTGAAGTCGGACCTGCTCACGGCCCACCTTTACACTCCCGACCTAGCTCGGTGGCGCGAGTTGCTCGACCGGCTGGTACACGGCGAGATGGAAGGCACGGCCGCCTTCCCACTGGTCGTGGGCGACCCATTTTTCTACCGCCACCAAGTGCCCCTGATTGTGAGTGAATGGGGCGGCTTTGGCTTTCCCGATTACGGCGGACCAGCCGATAACGAAGAGCGAACCGAGCGCATTCGGCAGTTCAAACAGGAATTGCGGGCCCGCCCCATTGCCGGCGATGTCTACACGCAAGCCACCAACATTGAGGATGAGCGAAACGGCATCATTGACCCCCAGACCGGCAAGCTGGATGTGCCAGCAGGATTGCTCGCTTCCGGGCCGGTTGAGCAGCCTAAAGTGGCAAGCGAAAACTCTGCGCCACGCTAG